One window from the genome of Cucumis melo cultivar AY chromosome 10, USDA_Cmelo_AY_1.0, whole genome shotgun sequence encodes:
- the LOC103495162 gene encoding uncharacterized protein LOC103495162: MVNTRKGTYKSTKEVPEPPSPRAVVHGIRVHGQRFKSTLPRRPYKLPSEKAHADISSGLSELIHEEIVYGNVMKDVETAPAASEARLSDVDSDDLDDVPLARLVKKVTAPNVVPKNVNDNVLSDQSQESSSSEGVFVPTPGLRQMDHNEEVHVADSVDSSAQQETTLVPTEPKPSRKKGQQLQRNITTKAGRKKIPLNIPSVLIDGIFFHLEENVQCWKFIMQRRIADEVNVSDKYHSCVSIINLIAKAGLSKTISDVGPFYPQLIREFVVNLPTDFNDSSSPDYQTVHIRGFKFSITPAVINGFLGNAVSINFAPSSPSTDVLASELSGGTLSSWPLNGIPVAVLSVKYAILHKIGIANWFSLSHASSVSAALGTFLYRICNDDRVDAGAFIYNQLLRHVGYFGVKLLIALPRFFSGLLLHLNAAILTTLDELASRFLNSLTAESRSLATAISLMSERRLKIDSLIRHLKTFAPSSSQGNPNTD; the protein is encoded by the exons ATGGTGAACACTCGAAAGGGAACCTACAAGTCCACTAAGGAAGTGCCTGAACCTCCGAGTCCAAGAGCAGTTGTGCATGGCATACGAGTTCATGGGCAGCGATTCAAAAGCACTCTGCCACGGAGACCGTATAAACTTCCGTCTGAAAAAGCACATGCAGACATTTCTAGTGGTTTGTCTGAATTGATACACGAAGAAATAGTTTATGGGAATGTTATGAAGGATGTCGAAACTGCACCAGCTGCATCTGAGGCTCGTCTCTCTGACGTGGACTCTGATGACCTAGATGATGTACCTCTGGCCCGATTAGTGAAGAAGGTTACTGCACCTAATGTTGTTCCTAAAAATGTTAATGATAATGTCTTGTCTGATCAATCCCAAGAGAGCTCATCGTCTGAGGGTGTGTTCGTCCCTACCCCTGGTCTTCGTCAAAT GGATCATAATGAAGAAGTTCATGTTGCTGATTCTGTCGATTCAAGTGCTCAACAAGAAACTACTTTAGTTCCTACAGAACCAAAGCCATCTAGGAAGAAAGGTCAACAACTTCAACGAAACATTACCACTAAAGCTGGTCGAAAGAAAATTCCTCTCAATATTCCATCTGTCCTAATTGATGGTATATTTTTTCATCTTGAAGAAAATGTACAGTGTTGGAAGTTTATTATGCAACGGCGGATAGCAGACGAGGTAAATGTTTCAGATAAATATCATTCATGTGTGAGCATTATAAATCTTATTGCCAAGGCTGGACTATCTAAAACTATTTCTGATGTGGGCCCGTTCTATCCTCAACTTATTAGAGAATTTGTAGTTAATTTGCCAACTGATTTCAATGACTCAAGTAGCCCGGATTATCAAACGGTCCATATTAGGggctttaaattttcaattactCCGGCTGTTATAAATGGTTTTCTGGGTAATGCTGTCTCCATTAACTTTGCTCCATCATCCCCGTCAACCGATGTTTTGGCTTCTGAATTGTCTGGAGGGACATTATCCTCGTGGCCTTTGAATGGTATACCTGTTGCTGTGTTAAGTGTTAAGTATGCAATACTGCATAAAATTGGTATTGCCAATTGGTTTTCTTTATCTCATGCCTCTAGTGTTTCTGCTGCGTTGGGCACCTTCTTGTATCGCATCTGCAATGATGACAGGGTAGACGCTGGTGCATTTATCTACAATCAGCTATTAAGGCATGTAGGATACTTTGGAGTCAAGCTTCTGATTGCTCTACCAAGGTTCTTTTCGGGGTTACTGCTACATTTAAATGCTGCTATATTGACCACTTTGGAC GAATTGGCTTCAAGATTTCTAAATTCTCTTACAGCTGAGTCTCGTTCACTAGCTACTGCCATTAGTCTGATGTCTGAACGGCGTTTGAAAATTGACTCTCTTATTCGGCATCTGAAGACTTTTGCTCCTTCTTCAAGCCAAGGGAACCCCAATACTGATTGA